In Spirochaetota bacterium, the following proteins share a genomic window:
- a CDS encoding 4Fe-4S binding protein, with product MASIEVLSTCIGCSKCVIVCPFEAIKMVDKKAVIDFSKCTLCSAC from the coding sequence ATGGCATCTATAGAGGTGCTTTCAACATGTATAGGTTGTAGTAAGTGTGTTATAGTCTGTCCATTTGAAGCAATAAAAATGGTTGATAAAAAAGCTGTGATTGACTTTTCAAAATGTACTTTATGTAGTGCATGTG